From the Mustelus asterias chromosome 14, sMusAst1.hap1.1, whole genome shotgun sequence genome, one window contains:
- the ppig gene encoding peptidyl-prolyl cis-trans isomerase G, with the protein MGVKTQRPRCFFDITVNNLLVGRVVFELFSDVCPKTCENFRCLCTGEKGVGKSTQKPLHYKGCLFHRVVKDFMIQGGDFSEGNGRGGESIYGGFFEDESFAVKHNKEFLLSMANRGKDTNGSQFFITTKPAPHLDSVHVVFGQVISGQELIRDVENQKTDANSKPYAEVRILNCGELIPKSKAKKEEKKRKKSSSSSSSDSESSTDSSSSSDSESETDEDSKKRKKKRRKKESKKRKKEKKRRKKLEKKSSSDESTESTTLQTVATVRAEEIPPVPENRFLMRKSPQKTDEKEKEKKKESNVSNSQISTYQRRLLVTRSGRKIKGRGPRRYRTPSRSRSRSRDRFRRSETPPHWRQEMQRAQRMRVSSGERWIKGDKGEVNEKRENQNNRSPGRGRERMTSDYKPDIVDSPKRSRERDKKTERETGRSHRSRSKEREQKKTNKDDKSDKNKSKKRNKSRSKERNQSRSKDREKHTKTRSKDREPKPNKEKRENSRNKDREHAKDKERDKSTKSNKEQGKREKSRSREQSRSKERGKRTKSKSRTRDREKSNSKEREKRSKSRSRDREQNNGKELEKPAESKSKSRDREQSNGKELEKQAKSKSRSRDREQSNGKEWEKQAKSKSSTRDPELSNSKEWEKRAKSRSRSRDREQSNTKGRGKEAKSRSRDRDQSSNKGRGKEAKSRSRDRERSKNRERRKRARSKSRSRDRKQSKSKERAKRAKSKSKSQERSKSREREKRAKSKSRSRDREGSKDKDRGKRAKSRSKDRQQSRSKERSRRDKSKSKDRIKEKSKDREKHANSRSGGREKRKENWAKSSSNDEERGKSKDQEKRAKSKSKERDRSQSKEGQRNRDKEQKKRGRSRSRDKRTPEKERYDHSKKEAKSKSSGDNQNKEKELKVAENQSSNGKIVHNRENEKLKSHTRSQGRDHSSSSESLKEDEGKNKKEKSSSPSLKKKRENSKSKMSEEKSASRSRLCERDDKIKKSNSRIKNRNNDKEQHSNCDSAPSSDEDRSE; encoded by the exons ATGGGGGTGAAAACACAGCGTCCTAGATGTTTTTTTGACATAACTGTCAATAATCTGCTTG TGGGCAGAGTTGTCTTTGAATTGTTTTCAGATGTGTGTCCAAAGACTTGTGAGAACTTTCGCTGCCTCTGTACAG GTGAAAAGGGGGTAGGAAAGAGTACTCAAAAACCTTTGCATTATAAAGGTTGCCTATTTCACAGAGTTGtaaaggattttatgattcaaggAGGTGACTTCAGTGAAG GAAATGGCCGAGGAGGTGAATCTATCTATGGAGGGTTTTTTGAAG ATGAAAGCTTTGCAGTCAAACACAACAAGGAGTTCCTGTTGTCTATGGCTAACAGAGGAAAAGATACTAATGGTTCACAGTTCTTCat AACTACTAAGCCTGCACCTCATTTAGATAG TGTACACGTGGTCTTTGGTCAAGTTATTTCAGGACAGGAATTAATAAGAGATGTGGAAAACCAGAAAACAGATGCAAATAGTAAACCTTATGCAGAAGTGCGAATCTTGAACTGTGGAGAATTAATTCCGAAATCCAAAG CCAAAAAAGAAGAGAAGAAAAGAAAGAAATCGTCTTCATCCTCTTCAAGCGACTCTGAGAGTTCTACTGACTCCAGCTCTTCCTCGGATTCAGAAAGTGAAACAGATGAAGATTCTAAGAAAAGAAAAAAGAAACGGCGCAAGAAAGAGTCCAAAAAACGTAAGAAAGAGAAGAAACGAAGAAAGAAATTGGAAAAGAAAAG TTCATCAGATGAAAGTACAGAAAGTACCACACTGCAGACAGTGGCCACTGTCCgtgctgaagaaatccctcctgtACCAGAGAACAGATTCCTAATGCGAAAGAGCCCTCAGAAGACAGATgaaaaagagaaagagaagaaAAAGGAGAG CAATGTATCAAATTCTCAAATATCTACATATCAAAGGCGGCTCTTAGTAACCAGGTCAGGCCGAAAAATTAAAGGAAGAGGACCTCGG CGATATCGAACACCTTCGAGATCAAGGTCTCGGTCAAGAGATCGATTTAGGCGCAGTGAAACTCCACCCCACTGGAGACAGGAAATGCAACGAGCACAAAGAATGAGGGTTTCAAGTGGAGAACGTTGGATCAAAGGAGACAA GGGTGAAGTGAATGAAAAGCGAGAAAACCAAAACAATAGAAGCCCAGGCAGAGGAAGAGAGCGAATGACTTCAGATTACAAACCGGACATAGTGGACAGTCCaaaaaggagcagagagagggataaGAAAACGGAACGAGAGACTGGAAGGAGTCATCGATCTAGAAGTAAAGAAAGAGAACAGAAGAAAACAAACAAAGATGACAAATCTGATAAAAACAAATCTAAAAAGAGAAATAAATCAAGGAGTAAAGAAAGGAATCAAAGCCGAAGCAAAGATAGGGAAAAACACACCAAAACCAGAAGCAAGGACAGAGAGCCAAAACCAAACAAAGAAAAGAGGGAAAATTCAAGAAATAAGGACAGGGAGCATGCAAAAGACAAAGAGAGGGATAAATCTACAAAATCAAATAAAGAGCAAGGAAAGCGCGAAAAATCAAGAAGCCGAGAACAGAGTAGAAGTAAAGAGAGAGGAAAACGTACAAAGTCAAAATCTAGAACTCGAGATCGGGAAAAGAGTAAtagtaaagagagggagaaacggTCCAAGTCCAGAAGTAGGGATCGAGAACAGAATAACGGTAAAGAGTTAGAGAAACCAGCCGAGTCAAAATCCAAAAGTAGGGACCGAGAACAGAGTAACGGTAAAGAGTTGGAGAAACAAGCCAAGTCAAAATCCAGAAGCAGGGATCGAGAGCAGAGTAATGGGAAAGAATGGGAAAAACAAGCTAAGTCAAAATCCAGCACACGTGATCCAGAGCTGAGTAACAGTAAAGAGTGGGAGAAACGAGCCAAGTCAAGGTCCAGAAGTAGGGATCGAGAACAGAGTAACACCAAAGGGAGGGGTAAAGAGGCCAAATCAAGAAGTAGGGATCGGGATCAGAGTAGCAACAAAGGGAGGGGTAAAGAGGCAAAATCAAGAAGTAGGGATCGAGAACGGAGTAAAAATAGAGAGAGGAGAAAACGAGCCAGATCGAAATCCAGAAGTCGAGATCGTAAACAGAGTAAAAGCAAGGAGAGAGCAAAACGGGCCAAATCAAAATCTAAAAGTCAAGAACGAAGTAAAAGCAGAGAGCGAGAAAAAAGGGCCAAATCAAAATCTAGAAGCCGAGATCGAGAAGGGAGTAAAGACAAAGATAGGGGGAAAAGGGCCAAATCTAGAAGCAAAGATCGACAACAGAGTAGAAGTAAAGAAAGATCAAGGCGAGACAAATCTAAGAGTAAAGATAGGATAAAAGAGAAAAGTAAAGACAgagaaaaacatgcaaactcaagaAGCGGAGGCAGGGAAAAACGCAAAGAAAACTGGGCTAAATCCAGTAGTAATGATGaggaacgtggcaagagcaaagaTCAAGAAAAAAGAGCAAAATCCAAAagcaaggaaagagatagaagtcAGAGCAAAGAAGGTCAAAGGAACAGAGATAAAGAACAGAAAAAAAGAGGACGATCAAGGAGTAGAGACAAAAGAACCCCTGAAAAAGAGAGGTATGATCATTCAAAGAAGGAAGCAAaatcaaaaagttctggagataaTCAAAATAAGGAGAAAGAGTTAAAGGTTGCTGAAAATCAAAGTTCAAATGGGAAAATAGTACACAACAGGGAGAATGAAAAACTGAAAAGCCATACTAGGAGCCAGGGCAGGGATCATAGCAGTAGCTCTGAGAGCCTGAAAGAGGACGAGGGCAAGAATAAGAAGGAAAAAAGCAGCAGTCCCAGTTTAAAGAAGAAAAGAGAGAATAGCAAAAGCAAAATGTCTGAAGAGAAGTCTGCGTCTAGAAGCAGATTGTGTGAACGTGATGACAAAATTAAGAAGTCAAACAGCAGAATAAAAAATCGGAACAATGACAAAGAGCAGCACTCAAACTGTGATTCAGCCCCTAGCTCAGATGAAGATAGAAGTGAATAA